In bacterium, the sequence CGAGGTCGAGGGAAAGCAACCGATTTTTGTGGATACAATTCAGCCGGCTGTTAGGCGGCTTTATTCGCTCATCCCAGATGATCCGAGCATGTTCAACAGACGGTTCATGGTGCAGCTTCGAGTTATGCAAAGCAATTCCTCATCAAATGTCCAATCTGCAATTATAGGCAACTATTTAATTGAAACACAATCTAATAATTTTGTCAGAACTGGAGGGAATCCCATTTCCATTGCGCCTTCGGTTCTCGACCTTGATTCAACCGGTGAGGGTGTCTTTAAAGTTTTCAACAACGACACAGTCCCACATTTTATAATATGCTATAGCGCGATTCCAGAAATTGAACCAAAAGGTGTAGCGGTTTCAGTTTCCCCCGGCTATTCAATAGGCGATCCAGTTCAATTTGTAGCTAGCCAGCAAAGCTTTATTATAGAACCTGACAGTGAAAAAAAGCTTTTCATCTCGATGCCAAACGAGGAATATCGTGCTTCCGTGCAGGGAAAAGTCGAAGCTATACTTTGGATAAAAGACCCTTCTAATACCAATTCCTCTAGATTCATTCGCTTGCATTGGAACTCCGAATAATATATATTTAGATAAATTAACTTGATGGTTCAAATCGATGGCACTTTGTTTGCATTAACTATAACCATTGAGCATAAATCTAATTTGGAGGTGTAATCGTGAAGCGAGTAACTATTTTAATTATCCTCTTGATTGCGCTATGCGCTTATGGCCAAATGGCTGTGAAAACCATTGTGGTCAAAGAAGATACTTTAGAATCCAATTCATCGGATGCAGAGAATATCTCTGAAGATATTGGAAAAACAGTAGCTAAAATAGTGGCCGAGGCTCTCGATGATATCGATCTTGACGATGAGGATATTCAAGAGATACGAATAGCTAAAGAAATATATCACGGAGCACAGCGCGATTCCGATGATGAAGAATGCTATAGCCACGGAATCCATAGGGGCAGACATTCCGATTGGGAAAAACCAAATAAAATATGGGGCCAACCAGCCATGTTCCTTTTCATTATAGTTTGGCTCGGCGTAGTTCTGATATTTTTTATAATGTGGATAATAACACTCGCTATAGTTGGAAAAGGATTTTCAAAAATTGCCAAAGCCATCGAAGCAAACAAAGAGAAGTAAGAACGACCTAAAAGTGTTCTCAGGCTTTGCCTTAGCTGGATTGTTTTTTTCTGTTGGCGCTGAACTGCTTTTTCCCAGATTTTCTAATAGCTTCATCGAAAAGGCGATACATTTATTAACACCAGCTGTGGTTATGGGATTGGTGGGTTTGCTGTTTTCACCGAGACTTCTTAAAAAGAAGCGTAGTTCGGTATTCAGCTATATTCTTTTTGCCCTTACAGGCCTCGCTGGAGTGCTTTTACTATTAAGTTATTTCGAAACCGGATCACAATTCGACTTGACTCTCAAATCATACTATATCGGATGCTGGTTTGGTGTCTTTTTCGGTTTCGCAACGTGCTTTGCTATCGATGAAGCTATATACAGAAAGGAAGAAAATGAAAATCGGGAATGAAAGGGATGTCCCAAAAAACGATGTCTTGTTAAAAGATGCTAAAGGGGTCAAAATTCAATGGTTAATTTCAGGGGATGATGGTGCTCCGAATTTTGCCATGAGACGCTTTACAATAATCCCTGGGGGTCATACTCCTTATCATTCACATGCTCATGAACATGAAGTTTTCATTATTGCTGGAAAGGGGAAAGCTGTCTATAAAAATCGTTCGATCGAGGTTATTCCCGGCAGCTTTGTTTTTATCGATGGTGGCTCAATGCACAATTTTGTCAACGATGGAGACGAGGATTTAATTTTTCTCTGCATGGTTCCAAACATTAATGGTTAGTAAAGGCAATT encodes:
- a CDS encoding cupin domain-containing protein codes for the protein MKIGNERDVPKNDVLLKDAKGVKIQWLISGDDGAPNFAMRRFTIIPGGHTPYHSHAHEHEVFIIAGKGKAVYKNRSIEVIPGSFVFIDGGSMHNFVNDGDEDLIFLCMVPNING